The Desertifilum tharense IPPAS B-1220 DNA segment CTCGCTAGAGTTTCCCCCCTTCCAACCCGGAGAACCTATCGAGGTGGGTGGGTATCGGTTAGTTTTGGCAGAATATCTTTCCCATGCTTTTGAGGAGTGAGGGCGATCGCGCTTGCCAACTCGTTACTGAGACATTTACAACTTACTTGCGACCGAAATCAGCAGGAATTTCACCCCAATATCTTGTATTCCACTTCAAAATAGGATTGGTATACTGATTATTCTCTAACCACTTTAATCCTCTTTCCACTAAATTAAATATCTCTTCGTTGTTGCTCGTTCTTTCCAGTTTTGTTCGTACTCTTTTCTGTGTGACCCAAATCATAGCTGTCTCTGAGTCAGAATAAATGGGGAGATTGCTACCTTGATTCTTAAGATGAGCCAGAGCATGAACAATAGCTAAAAATTCCCCAAGGTTATTGGTGCCATTGTGCATCGGTTTTTTGTGAAAAATAACTTCGCGTGTTGCTGTGTACATGCCTCTATATTCAACATCACCAGGATTACCAATGCATGAAGCATCAACACAGACACTGTTTACGATTAACTCGTTTGCAGGTACTAAGTTTTGTGTTTCCTTGCCCTTCAGTTCCTTTTGTTCAATAGGAAAAAGGATTCCCGAATCGATGAATCCTAATGCCACTTCAGCTTCATATCTAGTTTTAAAACTTTTATAGGATGCACCACTAAATCCAGCGATCTGTTCTTCACAATCTGACCAGCTTGTAAATAGACCTGTTTTTCTCCCTTTAAAAACAGCGTAGTATTTTTTGGAGGTCATATTCTTTCATCCTATATTTCTCAAAACAGGATTAGCAAAAACATTGATTGCTTGGCATCATGAGAGGTGTGGCAAGTCGTATCATTGCTTTTAACAATTGCACTTCCTGCGTAGGCGTTTGGCATCGAAGGTGATTTACTCAATTTCATTGTGGAACTGCAATATCGAAATGCAACACGTCTTCACGAACCCCTAGCTTTTCATAAAGTGCGATCGCAGGTGCATCACCGATGTCGGCTTGCACAAAGATAACGTAAGCTCCACGCGTTACAGCAATCTTCTGAAGTTCCTTAATTAATGCTGTCGCAATACCCTTGCGCCGATGTGCTGCTGCGACAGCCAGATCGTAAATATAGATTTCACTGCGTTCCTGCTCAAATTTCTGGAGTTCGTACGCAACAAGACCCCCCACAACCGATTCATGCTTCAATGCTGCGATCGCGATAAAATCATCCTTACCTAGCAAACGCTGGAGATAAGCTTGACTAGGACGAGCCGCACCATAGGTTTCTTCTTCATCAAACGCCTCGCCAAAGGTTGACAACATCGCTTCCATTAAAGCCACGTCATGGGATGTAAGCTGGCGAATGCTGAATGAAGTCAGAGATGACATGAT contains these protein-coding regions:
- a CDS encoding viroplasmin family protein; this encodes MTSKKYYAVFKGRKTGLFTSWSDCEEQIAGFSGASYKSFKTRYEAEVALGFIDSGILFPIEQKELKGKETQNLVPANELIVNSVCVDASCIGNPGDVEYRGMYTATREVIFHKKPMHNGTNNLGEFLAIVHALAHLKNQGSNLPIYSDSETAMIWVTQKRVRTKLERTSNNEEIFNLVERGLKWLENNQYTNPILKWNTRYWGEIPADFGRK
- a CDS encoding AAC(3)-I family aminoglycoside N-acetyltransferase, whose amino-acid sequence is MSSLTSFSIRQLTSHDVALMEAMLSTFGEAFDEEETYGAARPSQAYLQRLLGKDDFIAIAALKHESVVGGLVAYELQKFEQERSEIYIYDLAVAAAHRRKGIATALIKELQKIAVTRGAYVIFVQADIGDAPAIALYEKLGVREDVLHFDIAVPQ